Sequence from the bacterium genome:
AGCATGCCCTTGTCATTATCGGATTTTGTGGCGCAAGCGGTCAGACCGGCCATGAGGACGGCCAAAGCGGTGAGCAGCAGTGTCCTGGTCAGATTTCGCTTCACTATTGTTCTCAGTCTCGGGTTGCCGTGGTCTTGGGTTTCAGGGCCGGTCAGCGGAAAAACAGGGCCGCCCATCCATCGTGCGATACGCCTTCCGCGCGCGGCGAAAATTGCATCCTGGGGGCGGCCAGTGGATAAAACTAACTCAAACGGGACGATTAAGCAACCCTTATACTTTTAAGAGGAAAGCCGCACATACTGCAGCCTGAGCTGGGTCAGAGCGGTTTCCAGGGCCTTTTTCTCATCCTCGTCAAGGTTGCCGCGGGTCTTGTCCTGCAGCACGCCCAGAAGGTCGATGACCATCCGGGCCAGCTCCAGGTTCTGCTGCTTGTCTCCGGTCTTCTCCGGGTCGAGGGCGGCCTCGAGGTAGCCTCCGGCGCTGGAACTGAGCATCAGCACCAGAGTGATGAAATTGGCCAGCCCATTGGATGCTACACTGTCATCCGCCATTTGTTCCTCCCTCTTACTTGAGGTTGAAACCGGCAAACCCGAGGAAAGCGATAGACATCAGGCCGGCGCAGATCAGCGCGATCGGAATGCCGCGCAGGATCGAGGGCACGCGGGCCAGCTCGATCCGCTCACGGATTCCGGCCATCAGCAGCAGGGCCACGGTGAATCCCATCCCGGCCGTGGTGCCTTGGACCAGGGCCTCGACAAAATTCAGCTTGTCGTTGATGTTCAGCACGGCCACGCCCAGCACGCAGCAATTGGTGGTGATGAGCGGCAGGTAAATCCCCAGTGCCTGGTACAGCGACTGGGCGGTCTTGGCCAGCACGATTTCGACAAACTGCACCAGGGCCGCGATCACCAGAATGAACACGATCGTGCTCAGGTAGGTGATATCGTACGGGACCAGCACCAGGTAGTAGATCGGCCAGGTGACAAACGCGGTCATGGCCATGACGAAGATCACCGCCAGGCCCATGCCCACCGCACTCGACATCTTGCGGCTCACCCCGAAGAACGGGCAGAGACCCAGAAAGCGCGACAGGACGAAGTTGTTGATGAAAATGGTGCTGATGGTGATTACGAACAGGCGGCCGAAATCCATTATTCACCCGCCCCCTTCCGCGATTCAAAATAGTTGAAACCCGCCAACATCAGGCCCAGGGCGATGAATCCGCCCGGAGGCAGGATAAACAGCAGGATCGGCTTGTAGGAAGCCGGGGTGACCGGTATGCCGGCGAACGTGCCGGCGCCCAGTATCTCGCGCACCGACCCGATCACGCACAGCACCACGGTGAACCCCAGGCCCATGCCAAGACCGTCCAGGAACGAGTGCACCACCCCGTTCTTGCCGGCGAACGCCTCGGCGCGGCCCAGGATGATGCAGTTGACTACGATCAGCGGGATAAAAATGCCCAGGGCCTTGTGCAGGGCCGGGGTGTAGCCGTGCATCAGAAGGTCGACTATGGTGACGAAGCTGGCGATGATGACGATGTAGGCCGGCAGGCGGATCTTGCCCGGAATGCCCTTGCGCACCAGCGATACCACCACGTTGGAGCCGACCAGCACCGTGGTGGCGGCCAGCCCCATGCCCACTCCGTTGACTACGGACGTGCTCGTCGCCAGGGTGGGACACAGCCCGAGCAGCAGCCGGAAAATCGGCACTTCCTCCCACAACCCCCGGCTGAACGTTTTCCAGTATGACACGCTCGACTCCTTCTACGATCAGGGTTGCTTGATTTTCGACTGCAATTTTTCCATGGCCTCACGGACCGAGCGGGTGACCGCCCGCGAACTGATTGTCGCGCCGGTGATGGCCTCGATGCGGCTGGGGTCCTTGCCCCTGACCACTTGCAGTTGCTCGATGGATTTACCCTTGAACTGGTCCTGGAACCAGGGGGTCTTCGCTCCGCTCTTGACTTCCTCCACCCGTGTGCCCAGGCCCGGGGTCTCCTGCTGCGCGGCGATTTTGATCCCGGTCAGTTGCAGCAGCGTGTCCAACCCGACCATGGTGCGGATGTCGCTGGAGTAGCCGTGTCCCTCGGCCGGAACCACGTAGCCGATAAGCTGACGGCTGACACTGTCGGAGTAGGCCCGGTAGTAGAGCAGCGCCGCGCTGGAGTCTTTCTCGAACCAGCCTGCCCCGGGCAGGGAGGCCCGACGGGCCTCGGCCTCGCGCGAGGCCTCCACCGCAGCGATCTTGTCGCGGGTGACCAGGTAGACATTGGACAAGGCCGAGGCGGCAACCACCGAGATGAAAGCCAGGATCACCGCCATTTTCAATATCTCACGCAATTTCACTTACCTCCCGCGGCTTCCGCGCCGTAGACCCGCGGACGGGTGTAGGCGTCGATCAGCGGCGTAGCCGTATTCATCAGCAGGATGGCGTAGGAGACACCTTCGGGGTAGCCGCCCTTGACCCGGATCAGCACGGTCAGAAGCCCGCAGCCCACGGCGAACACCCATTTACCCTTGCGGGTCACCGGGCTCGTCACCATGTCCGTGGCCATGAAAAAGGCGCCCAGGATCAGCCCGCCGCTCAGCACGTGCAGCAGCGGGTTGCCTGTGAAATAGCCCTCGGGCCCGGCGAACACCCAGGCGGCCAGCGCCACGGTGCCGATGTAGCCCAGCGGCACCCGCCAGTCGATGTACTTGCGGACGAACAGGTAGACCGCACCGATCAGCAGCAGAATCGCCGAGGTCTCGCCCAGCACGCCGCCCATGTTGCCCAGCAGAAGGTTCCGGTAGAACTCCCACTGGCCGGTCTGGGCCAGGACCGCATGGGCGTTCTGCACCTCCCGCGGGCTGAAAGCCGAGGGATTCTGCAGGATGGGGGCCACCGTGTTCTTGATCAGCTGCAGCGGGGTGGCCTGGGTGACACCATCCAGGGTCAGGCCGCTCAGCGTGCCGCCACGCGGGACCGGGTAGTCGGGACTGGAAATCATGATTGTGGGGAACGAGGCCAGCAGGAACGCCCGCGCCGCCAGGGCCGGGTTCCAGACGTTGAAGCCGATGCCGCCGAACACTTCCTTGGCCACCACGATGGCGAAAACGCCGCCCAGGACCGCCAACCACCAGGGCGCGTTGGCCGGAAGGTTGAACGCCAGCAGCAGACCGGTCACCACTGCCGAATAGTCATCGATCGAGCGTGGCACCTTGCGTAGGCGCTGGCAGAGCGCCTCGGCCGCCACCGCGGAGCCGATGCTCAGCACGATCAGCATCGCGGCGTGCCAGCCGAAGAAATACACCGCCCCCAGCGTGGCCGGAGCCAGCGAGATCAGCACCCCTTTCATGATCGAGGGCACCGATTCGCCGGTGTAGAAATGTGGAGAGCTCGAGACTTTCAGAAATTCACTCATCAGGTCACCTTGCCGCTCTTGGACAGACTTCTCCCGGAAAATTCCGTTCGATTGCGAATTGAAACGGTTAACACTGCCCCGGAGCCACCGCTGTCAGCGGACAGCGCCTCGCCCGGAGGCGGGATTTATTTCTTGGCCGCCCGGTCCTGGCTCATCACCGTAAACTTGCCGTAGCGGATAAGCTGCACCAGGTTCCGTCCGGCCGGGCAGGTGAAGCTGCACGAGCCGCACTCGATGCAGTCCTTCACGTTAAGCTCACGGCAACGGTCCCAGCGCTCGTTCTCGGCCAGAAGGGCCAGGTCGCAGGGCAACAGGTGGATCGGACAGGCATCCACGCAGCCGCCGCAACGGATGCAGGCGCGGTGAAGGCTTTCCGGCACCGGCTCGGGTATCAGCAGCAGACCGTTGGTCCCCTTGAGCACCGGCACCTCCAGGTTCGGCAGGGCCACGCCCATCATCGGCCCGCCCATCACCGCCTTGCCCAGGTTCTCGGCCACCCCGCCCGTTTTCTCCAGCAGCTCGCTGATCAGCATCCCCACCCGCACGCTGTAGTTGCCGGGGTTCAGCGCGGCGCCGCCGGTCACGGTGACCACTTTCTCGATCAGCGGGCGTCCCGTGGTCACGGCGTCGAACACCGAAAGCACTGTGGAGACGTTCTGCACCACGCAGCCCACGTCCATCGGCAGCTTGCCCGAGGGGACCTGGCGGCCGGCAATGGCCTCGATAAGCTGTTTCTCACCGCCCTGCGGGTACTTGGTCTGGAGCGTGACCACCTGCCAGCCCTCGCGCCCCTTGGCCTGCCCGGCAACGGCGGCCAGGGCCTCGGGTTTGTTGCTCTCCACGGCGAGGTACACTTTCGCGCAGCCAAGCACGCGGGCGATAATCCCCACTCCGGCCACCAGGTCGGCGCTGCGCTCGAGCATCTGACGGTAGTCGGTGGTGAGGTAGGGCTCGCACTCTGCGCCGTTGAGGATGAAAACGTCGATCTTACGGTCGGCGGGAGGAGAGAGTTTGACATGCGTGGGGAAAGCCGCGCCGCCCAGACCTACGATGCCGGCGTCGCGGATGATCTTCTTGATCTCGTCCACACCCAGGCTTTCCGGGTCGCGGCGGGTGAGCAGCCCGGGTTCCCACTCGTCCTGGCCGTCCGACTCGATCACCACGGCCTGCATACTGACCCCGCTCGGGTGCAGAGCCTCGCCGACCGACTTGACTGTGCCCGAAACCGGGCTGTGCAACGGGATGCTCACGAACCCGGTCGCACGGGCCACCAGCGTGCCGACCTTGACCGCATCCCCGCTGGCCACGGCCAGCTCCAGCGGCGCTCCGATGTGCTGCTGCAAGGGCAGCACCACTTTCGAGGGCAGCGCGACCGGCTCAATCTTTTTATCTTTGGTGGCGTCTTTGAACTCGGGAGGATGGACCCCCCCGCGGAACGTGGCGAGCTTAACCATCTGACCTTCCTGTCACTCCGGATTGACTCTTTCCGGACCCAGTTCCCGGATCTGTTTCTCGAACTCCGAAACCGCCTCGAAACGGTAATAGACCGAGGCGAAACGCACATAGGCCACCGGGTCGAGCTTCTTGAGCTGCTTGATCACTTCCTCGCCCAGGACCTTGCTCGGCACCTCACTGACATTCAAACGGTCGATGGCCTTTTCCACCTGGTGAATCAGCCGGTCGATGTCATCCATGCGCACCGGACGTTTCTTGCAGGCGGTGATAAGGCCCATCTTCAACTTTTCGGCGCTGTAGGGCTCCCGCCGCCCGTCACTCTTGACCACCATCAGCGGGATGCTCTCAATGTACTCGTAGGTGGTGAAGCGGCGCTTGCACTCGAAACACTCGCGGCGGCGGCGGATTATGGACCCATCCTTCACTGCGCGGGAGTCGACCACCCGGCTGTCCTCATAGTTGCAGAACGGACATTTCATAGGTTCAGGGATTCAACCTGGCGCGAGCCATCTGGGCTGCATCGGAGTCCGGGTATTTCTGGACCACTGTCTGCAGGAACGTTTCTCCGCGCGCTTTCTGCCCCATGCTGATATAACAGTCACCGATCCGGTAGAGCGCGTCCGGGACGAGCTGGGAATCGGGGAAACGGTCCACGATCTGGCGGTAGGCCTTGATCGCTTCGTCGTACTTTTTCAGCGCCCGGAAGCTGTTCCCGATGTAGAGGTTCGCATTCGCCGCCAGCGGGATATCAGGATAGCGGGCCAGAAAATCCCGGAAACCCTCGATAGCCATCTGGTAGTTGCTGGCGGTGAAATCCTTGTAGGCAAGTTCGTAGAGCTGATTGGGATCAGCCGCGTTCTGGGTGGCAGGGGTGGCGGTTGCACTACCGCCTGCAGCGGGGACGCTCTGCCCCGAGACGGCGCGCGCCTGGAACTCGGACTGTAAACGCAGAAGCCGCTGCTCTGTGTCGGAAATTCTCTGCTGGAGGGTGGACATCTGCTCTTCAAGTTGCCCGGTGTCGCTGCGGTAGCCGGCCTGGAAACGGTCGAGCGTCTCCACGCGCTGATTGACCAGGCTGTCCAGCAGGGCGATCTGGCTTTTGAGCTGGCGCTGGTCCTGGCGCAGGCCGAACACCTCGGAACGCAGGATTTGCAGATCGCTCGACTTGGCCCCGCCGCAACCGGCCACGGCCAGCACTGCCAGAACCAGAATCGCGGCCAGGCTGCTTTTCCCGCAAACTGCCATCATTGCCCCTCCCGGCTCGGTGACTTTCCAGCGCGGGCCTGCGGCCCCGAATGGGCGTATTAAACAAGTGGGCGCCGGTGAATATATCGGCGCCCACTCAGGTATTCCTCAACGGTGTCGTAAGAACCGCGGGGATCGATACAAGCGGCCCCCCGTCCGTGCAGATCACGCGTTACCGCCGAGTCGCTAAAATTCACACTGATGCCGGCACGCATCCGTCCGACATTCTCTCTATCTTAGAACTCAGCCTTGAACTCGTCCCGGCGGTTCTTGGACCAGCAGGACTCGTTGTGGCAGTCGGCGACCGGATTTTCCTCGCCCCAGCTCTTGACGGTGATGCGGCTGGCCGCCACACCGGCGTTGACCAGGAATTCCTGGGCGGAGGTGGCACGGCGCTCGCCGAGGGCCAGGTTGTAGGCCTCGGTGCCGCGCTCATCGCAGTAGCCCGAGACGAGCAGGGTCAGCTCACTGTTGTCCTTCAGGATCCCGGCGATCTCGGTCAGAACCGACTGATACTCCGGCTTGATGTTGCTCTTGTCGAAATCGAAATAGACTATCTTGGCCGCGATCTGCTCGGCGGCCTTGGTCAGGCGCTCGCGGCGCTGACGGGCCAGCATCTCGGAGTCATCCTGCTTGGCCGGCTCAGGGGCCTTCTCGACAACGGGCGGAGCGGGAGGCGGAGGCGGCGGAGCGACTTCTTTCTTGTGGCAACCGAGAACCAGAGCGAACATAAGAGCTGCGAGTGTGGACACTAACATCTTTCTACTCACGAATCACCCCCGGCAATGAGTTGGACCAACTGAAAATTCTGCTTTCCAGAACTTCAGAAATAACGTATCCGTGGTGTACCCGGACGGATAACTACCTTGAAGTGCAATCAAATCAGTAAGATTATTACACCAAAGCCCTCTTTTGTCAAGAGTAAAAGGTCGACAAATCCCGCCAATCCGGGGCAGCGCCCCTCCCAGACCCGCGTCCGGGGCTCATTCGGCGAAAGGCGACCAGGCTGGCGCGCTGCCGTCGCGGAACCGCGCATTCAGCGGATGCTGGTTGCGCCCGTCCCAGTCCATGACGAAAAGCTCGAAATTGCCACGACCGCCGCGGCGGTCTGAACAGAATATAATATGCAGACCGTCCGGGCTCCAACAGGCATCCCGGTTTTCGCCGTCCGTGGTGAGTTGGATGAAATTGTCGCCGTTGGTGTCGATGATGGCGATCTGGAACAGGCCCACCTCGGTGGTCAGCACCACCTTGTCGCCGAACGGCAGGGGCCGCCAGCGCGGGGTGGTGTTGCGGCTTTCGAAAGTCAGGCGGCGCACGTTGAGGCCGTCGGCGCCCATGATAAAAATGTGCGGGTTGCCCGCGCGCGTGCTGGCAAAGGCCAGTTCCTCGCCGTTGGGCGACCAGCTCGGCTCGAAATCCATGGCGAAGCTATAGGTCAGACGGCGGGGCTTGTGCTCGCCCGGCGGAAGGTAGTAAATCTCCTGGTTGCCGGTGGCGCTGCTGGAAAAGGCCATGAAGCCGTTGCGCTTGCACCAGTCCGGGGCCTGGTCCACGCCCTTGGCCGCGTAGAGCACCTTGGCGCGCCGGGTGGCCACGTTCACCACGTAGATATCGGCGTCCCCGTCCCGCAGATTCGTATAGGCGATCTGGTCGCCGTCCGGGCTCCAGGTGGGGCTCTTGGCCAGAGTGCTGTCGGAGGTCAGCCGCACCACGTTGTACCCGTCGTAATCCGCGATGTAAATGTCCTTGGCCCGCTTGGCGGTCTGGCTGATAAAGGCGATATGCGTGCCGGCCACCCCGCGCTCGCCGGTGATGTTCAGCACGATGTCGTCCGAGATGCGGTGCGCCACCTTGCGGATATGCTCCAGGTCGAGCTCGTAGTTCTTCAGGAATACCAAATCCCCCAGGGACAGGTCGTAGACCCGTATCTCGGCCGAGGGCTTGCCCCCCACCATCAGGAACGAGCCGGCCACCAGATAGTCCGAGCCGGTGCCTTTCCAGCCGGCGTAGTCCACGCTGCCCTTGTCCGAGCTGAGCGCGGCAAAGGTCAGCTCATCCACGTTGCGGTTGACCAGGTCGAAGCGCAGCGAGAAATCCAGGTCGGCCAGCACCACCTCCCGCAGTTCCTGGGCCTGGGCGTGGATGTCGGGCATGGTCGGGTCGGCGACCGGCAGCGGCGCGACCACTATCTTGTAGCGCCGTATCTGGCTGGTCGTGATGCGGGTGCGGACTTCGCCCGAGGGCAGCTGGCCGGGTGGCGCCTGGGCCATTAGCGGCAGAGCGGCGAAGGTAAGCAGAACGAGCGCGATCATCCTTTTCACAATGGCCTGTCCCTTGCTCTTGTCTCTCACTGGGGTTTGTATTCGAAATCCAGATGCACCGTGAGCTGCGGTTCGCTGTAATCGGCCGGCAGCGGAGGCAGCGGGTTGGAGCTGAATACGGCGCGCAGGGCGGCCCGGTCGAAACTGGCCACTCCGCTGCTCGTCTCCACCCGTGCGTCGCTGATCGTGCCGTCCCCCCCCACCCGGAAATAGATCGTGGCCACCACCGACTCCTCGCGGCCGCTGTAGGGGTTGATCCAGTTGCGGCTGATCTTGTCCACCATGATACGCAGGTAGTACGGGTACTCGAACACCTCATCCGAGCGCATGCCGCTCAGGCCCGGGTCGACCTGGGACAGGTTCTTGCCCTGGATGGTCGACTGCTGCGTCTGTTTCTGCGGCGTGGGCTTTTCTTTCTTGGGCTTGGGCTTGAGGCGCTTTTTCTCCTCCGGCGGAGGCGGTATCGTTTCCGCCTCCACCTGCTCCACCACATCCTCCGGTGGAGCGGCCTGCACATCCGGCATGGCGATGAGCTGCACCTGATAGACCGAAGGCAGGGAGATATAGGTGGTCCTGCGCCAGCCCGCCACCATCACGGCGGCCACCAGGGCCAGATGGATGAAAGCCGAGGTCAGAATCGCCTTGCGCAAAAAGCATCCTTTCATCGACCGCGGCCGGGCGTGCGCCACGGGCGAGCCTGTTTCAGCGTCCGGAGGGCGGCAGCACAGAGGGTTCGGCCACGAGGCCAAGAGATTCGAACCCGGCCTGTTTGATCAGCCCCAGGATCAGGGTCACCTTGCGGTAGGCGATGTCCTCATCCGCCCGCAGGTAGACCGCCTTGGTCTTGCTGCTGGCATAGTACTGGGCCAGCTTGTCGGCAAGCTGCTCCTCGGGCACGGCCTCATCGTTGAGGTAGATGCCCTTGTCCTTGCTCAGGGTGACCACCAGCCCGGTAAAGGTGAACGACTGCGCAACTTGCGTTTTGGGCAGCACCACCTCGATCCCGCCCTGGAACAGCGGGGTCGAGATCATGAACACGATCAGCAGGGTCATGGTGACATCGACGAGGGAGGTGATGTTGATC
This genomic interval carries:
- a CDS encoding DUF1844 domain-containing protein, producing the protein MADDSVASNGLANFITLVLMLSSSAGGYLEAALDPEKTGDKQQNLELARMVIDLLGVLQDKTRGNLDEDEKKALETALTQLRLQYVRLSS
- a CDS encoding RnfABCDGE type electron transport complex subunit A, which produces MDFGRLFVITISTIFINNFVLSRFLGLCPFFGVSRKMSSAVGMGLAVIFVMAMTAFVTWPIYYLVLVPYDITYLSTIVFILVIAALVQFVEIVLAKTAQSLYQALGIYLPLITTNCCVLGVAVLNINDKLNFVEALVQGTTAGMGFTVALLLMAGIRERIELARVPSILRGIPIALICAGLMSIAFLGFAGFNLK
- a CDS encoding electron transport complex subunit E, whose product is MSYWKTFSRGLWEEVPIFRLLLGLCPTLATSTSVVNGVGMGLAATTVLVGSNVVVSLVRKGIPGKIRLPAYIVIIASFVTIVDLLMHGYTPALHKALGIFIPLIVVNCIILGRAEAFAGKNGVVHSFLDGLGMGLGFTVVLCVIGSVREILGAGTFAGIPVTPASYKPILLFILPPGGFIALGLMLAGFNYFESRKGAGE
- a CDS encoding FMN-binding protein, with protein sequence MREILKMAVILAFISVVAASALSNVYLVTRDKIAAVEASREAEARRASLPGAGWFEKDSSAALLYYRAYSDSVSRQLIGYVVPAEGHGYSSDIRTMVGLDTLLQLTGIKIAAQQETPGLGTRVEEVKSGAKTPWFQDQFKGKSIEQLQVVRGKDPSRIEAITGATISSRAVTRSVREAMEKLQSKIKQP
- a CDS encoding RnfABCDGE type electron transport complex subunit D; amino-acid sequence: MSEFLKVSSSPHFYTGESVPSIMKGVLISLAPATLGAVYFFGWHAAMLIVLSIGSAVAAEALCQRLRKVPRSIDDYSAVVTGLLLAFNLPANAPWWLAVLGGVFAIVVAKEVFGGIGFNVWNPALAARAFLLASFPTIMISSPDYPVPRGGTLSGLTLDGVTQATPLQLIKNTVAPILQNPSAFSPREVQNAHAVLAQTGQWEFYRNLLLGNMGGVLGETSAILLLIGAVYLFVRKYIDWRVPLGYIGTVALAAWVFAGPEGYFTGNPLLHVLSGGLILGAFFMATDMVTSPVTRKGKWVFAVGCGLLTVLIRVKGGYPEGVSYAILLMNTATPLIDAYTRPRVYGAEAAGGK
- the rsxC gene encoding electron transport complex subunit RsxC produces the protein MVKLATFRGGVHPPEFKDATKDKKIEPVALPSKVVLPLQQHIGAPLELAVASGDAVKVGTLVARATGFVSIPLHSPVSGTVKSVGEALHPSGVSMQAVVIESDGQDEWEPGLLTRRDPESLGVDEIKKIIRDAGIVGLGGAAFPTHVKLSPPADRKIDVFILNGAECEPYLTTDYRQMLERSADLVAGVGIIARVLGCAKVYLAVESNKPEALAAVAGQAKGREGWQVVTLQTKYPQGGEKQLIEAIAGRQVPSGKLPMDVGCVVQNVSTVLSVFDAVTTGRPLIEKVVTVTGGAALNPGNYSVRVGMLISELLEKTGGVAENLGKAVMGGPMMGVALPNLEVPVLKGTNGLLLIPEPVPESLHRACIRCGGCVDACPIHLLPCDLALLAENERWDRCRELNVKDCIECGSCSFTCPAGRNLVQLIRYGKFTVMSQDRAAKK
- the nrdR gene encoding transcriptional regulator NrdR; protein product: MKCPFCNYEDSRVVDSRAVKDGSIIRRRRECFECKRRFTTYEYIESIPLMVVKSDGRREPYSAEKLKMGLITACKKRPVRMDDIDRLIHQVEKAIDRLNVSEVPSKVLGEEVIKQLKKLDPVAYVRFASVYYRFEAVSEFEKQIRELGPERVNPE
- the ybgF gene encoding tol-pal system protein YbgF, coding for MMAVCGKSSLAAILVLAVLAVAGCGGAKSSDLQILRSEVFGLRQDQRQLKSQIALLDSLVNQRVETLDRFQAGYRSDTGQLEEQMSTLQQRISDTEQRLLRLQSEFQARAVSGQSVPAAGGSATATPATQNAADPNQLYELAYKDFTASNYQMAIEGFRDFLARYPDIPLAANANLYIGNSFRALKKYDEAIKAYRQIVDRFPDSQLVPDALYRIGDCYISMGQKARGETFLQTVVQKYPDSDAAQMARARLNP
- a CDS encoding OmpA family protein, producing MFALVLGCHKKEVAPPPPPPAPPVVEKAPEPAKQDDSEMLARQRRERLTKAAEQIAAKIVYFDFDKSNIKPEYQSVLTEIAGILKDNSELTLLVSGYCDERGTEAYNLALGERRATSAQEFLVNAGVAASRITVKSWGEENPVADCHNESCWSKNRRDEFKAEF
- a CDS encoding TonB family protein; the protein is MRKAILTSAFIHLALVAAVMVAGWRRTTYISLPSVYQVQLIAMPDVQAAPPEDVVEQVEAETIPPPPEEKKRLKPKPKKEKPTPQKQTQQSTIQGKNLSQVDPGLSGMRSDEVFEYPYYLRIMVDKISRNWINPYSGREESVVATIYFRVGGDGTISDARVETSSGVASFDRAALRAVFSSNPLPPLPADYSEPQLTVHLDFEYKPQ
- a CDS encoding biopolymer transporter ExbD yields the protein MSRFIKRENEDGMMDQINITSLVDVTMTLLIVFMISTPLFQGGIEVVLPKTQVAQSFTFTGLVVTLSKDKGIYLNDEAVPEEQLADKLAQYYASSKTKAVYLRADEDIAYRKVTLILGLIKQAGFESLGLVAEPSVLPPSGR